The following proteins come from a genomic window of Tepidiforma thermophila:
- a CDS encoding acyl-CoA carboxylase subunit beta codes for MQVLRSRIDTRQPAFQQNREQMLGLLAEIEQQLAIARAGGGEKYVARHRARGRLLPRERIELLIDQDSAFLELSPLAGWGSEYTVGGSIVTGIGVISGVECLIQASDPTVRGGTSNPYTVKKTLRSFEIARANRLPVIQLTESGGADLPRQAEIFVPGGRTFFEITRLSGERIPTVSIVFGNATAGGAYVPGMSDYTVFIRGQSHAFLGGPPLVKMATGEDAEEEALGGGEMHARVSGLADFLAEDEYEAIGITRDLVESWSWRKLGPAPTEPPDDPVYDPEELLGIASVDLRVPFDAREVIARVVDGSRFHEFKPLYGEQLITGWASLHGYRIGILANNGILFSEESEKAAQFIQLCNKLDIPLLFMQNVTGYMVGTVYEQRGIIKDGAKMINAVTNSKVPHITLMMGASYGAGNYGMAGRAYDPRFVFTWPNHRIAVMGPKQLAGVMSIVQRQAAMAAGIPIDEERDAAMRAAIEAQIERESTALFATGQLWDDGIIDPRDTRTVLGIALSAIHSNVVRGTDSFGVFRM; via the coding sequence ATGCAGGTACTCAGGTCACGCATCGACACCAGGCAACCGGCATTCCAGCAGAACCGTGAGCAGATGCTCGGGCTGCTGGCGGAGATTGAGCAGCAGCTGGCGATTGCGCGGGCCGGCGGGGGCGAGAAATACGTCGCCCGGCACCGGGCGCGGGGGCGGCTCCTGCCGCGGGAGCGGATTGAGCTGCTGATTGACCAGGATTCGGCGTTCCTCGAGCTTTCACCGCTGGCAGGGTGGGGCAGCGAGTACACGGTGGGCGGGAGCATCGTCACCGGGATCGGCGTGATTTCGGGCGTCGAGTGCTTGATCCAGGCGAGCGACCCGACGGTGCGCGGCGGGACGTCCAATCCGTACACCGTGAAGAAGACGCTCCGCTCCTTCGAGATCGCGCGGGCGAACCGGCTCCCGGTCATTCAGCTGACGGAATCAGGCGGTGCCGACCTGCCGCGGCAGGCAGAGATCTTCGTACCGGGCGGGCGGACGTTTTTCGAAATCACCCGGCTTTCGGGCGAGCGTATCCCGACGGTGTCGATCGTGTTCGGGAACGCCACGGCAGGCGGCGCCTATGTACCGGGGATGTCGGACTACACGGTGTTCATCCGGGGGCAGTCGCATGCGTTCCTCGGGGGGCCGCCGCTGGTGAAGATGGCCACCGGTGAGGATGCCGAGGAGGAGGCGCTGGGCGGCGGGGAGATGCATGCACGGGTCTCCGGCCTGGCCGATTTCCTCGCGGAGGACGAGTACGAGGCGATCGGCATCACGCGCGACCTCGTCGAGAGCTGGAGCTGGCGGAAGCTGGGACCTGCGCCGACGGAGCCGCCCGATGACCCCGTGTACGACCCGGAGGAGCTGCTCGGGATAGCTTCGGTGGACCTGCGGGTGCCGTTCGATGCCCGGGAGGTGATCGCACGCGTGGTCGATGGCTCCCGCTTCCACGAGTTCAAGCCGCTGTACGGCGAGCAGCTCATCACGGGGTGGGCGTCGCTGCACGGCTACCGGATCGGCATTCTCGCGAACAACGGCATCCTTTTCTCTGAGGAATCGGAGAAGGCCGCACAGTTTATCCAGCTCTGCAACAAGCTGGATATCCCGCTGCTGTTCATGCAGAACGTCACGGGCTACATGGTCGGGACGGTCTATGAGCAGCGGGGGATCATCAAAGACGGGGCGAAGATGATCAACGCGGTCACGAATTCGAAGGTGCCGCACATCACGCTGATGATGGGCGCATCGTACGGTGCCGGGAACTACGGGATGGCCGGGCGGGCCTACGACCCGCGGTTCGTCTTCACGTGGCCGAACCACCGGATTGCCGTGATGGGCCCGAAGCAGCTGGCCGGGGTGATGTCGATCGTCCAGCGGCAGGCTGCGATGGCGGCCGGCATCCCGATTGACGAAGAGCGGGACGCAGCCATGCGGGCAGCCATCGAAGCGCAGATCGAACGGGAGTCGACGGCGCTGTTCGCCACGGGGCAGCTCTGGGACGACGGGATCATCGACCCACGGGATACCCGGACCGTCCTTGGCATTGCGCTGTCGGCCATCCATTCGAACGTCGTCCGCGGGACGGACTCGTTCGGCGTGTTCAGGATGTGA
- a CDS encoding biotin carboxylase N-terminal domain-containing protein — MERRIRRLLIANRGEIVSRVARTARAMGIEPVGVFAEPDRGLPYVRELDAAVELRGTTPGETYLDRARILEAARRLGADAVHPGYGFLSENAEFARQVEEAGLAWVGPPPGVIAQMGDKVAALAAMEAAGVPVLPRTLLDGEDAGGLAAQAAVVGFPLMVKAAAGGGGRGMRIVTDPAELEAAVAAARREAIGAFGDGRLFAEPYVIDARHIEVQVLADNHGNVAVLFERECSIQRRHQKIVEEAPSPAVSAEARERLIAAAIVAARAIGYRNAGTIEFLWRGDGRFSFMEMNTRLQVEHPVTELITGVDLVREQLRIAQGLPLSIRQEELRMSGHAIEVRLYAEDPAAGFLPQAGRVRLFSAPEAPWLRVDAGIASGSEISPYFDPMVAKVVAHGQTRDEAAARLAAALDRLTVFGPPTNRDFLRAVLRHPKFLEGETTTRFLETHAIAPGGPPDEVLAQAAALAALTGMWLRRRAARVQATIPPGWRNNPSQDQRTDFTAGERPLEVRYAPRRDGSWRVAVGQGVPREVRGFEVAGDMVTAELDGLRVTARWHHEGMSWWLHLGEHQVELTERPRLPERGGRESIAGGLTAPMPGKVVAVTVEPGQHVEAGDVVAILEAMKMEHRLFAGAAGTVREVRVEPGAQVALGDVIAVIDEEGATA, encoded by the coding sequence ATGGAACGGCGAATCCGTCGTTTGCTGATTGCGAACCGTGGCGAGATTGTCAGCCGGGTCGCCCGAACCGCCCGGGCGATGGGGATCGAGCCGGTCGGCGTCTTTGCGGAGCCGGACCGCGGGCTCCCGTACGTGCGGGAGCTCGACGCGGCGGTGGAACTGCGGGGCACGACCCCGGGCGAGACCTACCTCGACAGGGCGCGCATCCTCGAAGCTGCCCGGCGGCTGGGCGCCGATGCGGTACACCCGGGCTACGGGTTCCTTTCGGAGAACGCGGAGTTCGCGCGACAGGTCGAGGAGGCCGGACTGGCCTGGGTCGGCCCGCCCCCGGGGGTGATTGCGCAAATGGGCGACAAGGTCGCCGCGCTGGCAGCGATGGAGGCTGCGGGCGTCCCGGTGCTGCCCCGCACGCTGCTGGATGGCGAGGACGCAGGCGGGCTGGCCGCGCAGGCGGCGGTGGTGGGATTCCCGCTGATGGTGAAGGCGGCCGCCGGCGGCGGCGGGCGCGGGATGCGCATCGTCACCGACCCGGCCGAGCTGGAGGCAGCGGTCGCCGCCGCACGCCGCGAGGCGATCGGAGCCTTTGGGGATGGGCGCCTGTTTGCCGAGCCGTACGTGATCGACGCGCGGCACATCGAGGTGCAGGTGCTGGCCGACAACCACGGCAATGTGGCGGTGCTGTTCGAGCGGGAGTGCTCCATTCAGCGGCGGCACCAGAAGATTGTCGAGGAGGCGCCGTCACCGGCGGTCAGCGCCGAGGCCCGGGAGCGGCTGATCGCGGCGGCTATTGTTGCCGCGCGGGCTATCGGCTATCGCAACGCCGGCACCATCGAGTTCCTGTGGCGGGGCGACGGGCGCTTTTCGTTCATGGAGATGAATACGCGCCTGCAGGTGGAGCACCCGGTCACGGAGCTGATCACGGGTGTCGACCTCGTCCGGGAGCAGCTCCGGATCGCGCAGGGGCTCCCGCTCTCAATACGGCAGGAGGAGCTGCGGATGAGCGGGCATGCGATCGAAGTGCGGCTGTACGCGGAGGACCCGGCGGCGGGGTTTTTGCCGCAGGCCGGGCGGGTGCGCCTGTTCTCGGCGCCGGAAGCGCCGTGGCTGCGGGTGGATGCCGGGATTGCATCGGGGAGCGAAATCTCGCCGTACTTCGACCCGATGGTTGCGAAGGTGGTCGCGCACGGCCAGACCCGGGACGAGGCGGCAGCCCGGCTGGCGGCAGCGCTCGACCGGCTGACGGTGTTCGGCCCGCCGACGAACAGGGACTTCCTGCGCGCGGTGCTGCGCCACCCGAAGTTCCTCGAGGGCGAAACGACGACGCGGTTCCTCGAAACGCACGCCATCGCGCCGGGCGGACCGCCGGACGAGGTGCTGGCGCAGGCCGCAGCCCTGGCGGCGCTGACAGGCATGTGGTTGAGGCGGCGGGCAGCACGTGTCCAGGCGACCATCCCGCCGGGCTGGCGCAACAACCCATCGCAGGACCAGCGTACCGACTTCACGGCGGGCGAACGGCCCCTGGAGGTGCGGTACGCACCGCGGCGTGACGGGTCGTGGCGGGTGGCCGTCGGCCAGGGCGTACCCCGCGAGGTACGGGGATTTGAGGTCGCCGGGGACATGGTCACAGCGGAGCTGGATGGGCTCCGGGTGACGGCGCGCTGGCACCACGAGGGCATGTCGTGGTGGCTGCACCTCGGCGAGCACCAGGTCGAGCTGACGGAGCGCCCGCGGCTGCCCGAACGCGGCGGCCGGGAGAGCATCGCCGGCGGGCTGACGGCGCCGATGCCGGGGAAGGTCGTCGCGGTGACCGTGGAGCCGGGGCAGCACGTGGAGGCCGGTGACGTTGTGGCCATCCTGGAGGCGATGAAAATGGAGCATCGGCTGTTCGCCGGGGCCGCCGGGACCGTCCGGGAGGTCCGCGTTGAGCCGGGCGCGCAGGTCGCGCTCGGGGACGTGATTGCCGTCATCGACGAGGAAGGAGCGACGGCGTGA
- a CDS encoding DUF6285 domain-containing protein yields the protein MQDRPTIDELLEAVAGYLRDDVMPNTQGRLSFHARVSMNVIEMLRRELATMEEHLAREWDGLDHLLGVEPMPPKLAAVRDALVRRNEVLCERIRKGEADEGPWRLAVLSHLRRVTLDKLEVSNPALAAEYRETGQG from the coding sequence ATGCAGGACCGGCCGACGATCGACGAGCTGCTGGAGGCGGTCGCGGGGTACCTCCGGGACGACGTCATGCCGAACACGCAGGGCCGGCTGAGCTTCCACGCGCGGGTCTCGATGAACGTGATTGAGATGCTTCGTCGGGAGCTGGCGACGATGGAGGAGCACCTGGCGCGGGAGTGGGACGGCCTGGACCACCTGCTCGGTGTCGAGCCGATGCCGCCGAAACTGGCAGCCGTTCGCGATGCGCTGGTCCGGCGGAACGAGGTGCTCTGCGAACGCATCCGGAAGGGCGAGGCCGACGAGGGGCCCTGGCGGCTGGCCGTGCTCAGCCATCTGCGACGGGTGACGCTGGACAAGCTGGAGGTCTCGAACCCGGCGCTGGCGGCCGAGTATCGCGAGACGGGCCAGGGCTGA
- a CDS encoding DUF7064 domain-containing protein — protein sequence MVTIVGNVKPEDDYTHPLGPEENFNESVYFNFFDRRQQMGGFLRIGNRANEGYAEVTVIVYQPDGSALFNYKRPQISSNDEWNAGGLKVEVLVPGERLRTTYEGSVVYLKDPREMREPSVAFKENPHKRIRLDLVHEGVGPIYGHVAEPGGAGAQNEFARAHYEQHMRVTGTLQVEDGPVLQITGHGLRDHSWGPRYWQSTPSYRWITGNFGDDLGMVLSIVGDRVGGVFHKGPDTIIPVKQIDLETEYEENTNYHKALRATVTLANGETHRVEGTVRGFIPLRNRRAGKFTHIGEGMTEYLLDGERKGYGLSEYLDQVE from the coding sequence TTTACTTCAACTTTTTCGACCGCCGGCAGCAGATGGGCGGGTTCCTGCGCATCGGCAATCGCGCCAACGAGGGCTACGCCGAGGTCACCGTCATCGTGTACCAGCCCGACGGTTCGGCGCTGTTCAACTACAAGCGGCCCCAGATTTCGAGTAACGACGAGTGGAACGCCGGCGGGCTGAAGGTGGAGGTGCTGGTGCCGGGCGAGCGGCTGCGGACGACCTACGAGGGTTCGGTGGTCTACCTGAAGGACCCGCGGGAGATGCGGGAGCCGAGCGTGGCGTTCAAGGAGAACCCGCACAAGCGCATCCGGCTGGACCTGGTGCACGAGGGCGTTGGGCCGATCTACGGGCACGTGGCCGAGCCGGGGGGCGCCGGCGCACAGAACGAGTTCGCGCGGGCGCACTATGAGCAGCACATGCGGGTTACCGGGACGCTGCAGGTCGAGGACGGACCGGTGCTCCAGATTACCGGGCACGGGCTGCGGGACCATTCGTGGGGGCCGCGGTACTGGCAATCGACGCCGAGCTACCGGTGGATTACGGGGAACTTCGGCGATGACCTCGGCATGGTCCTCTCGATCGTCGGCGACCGGGTCGGCGGGGTGTTTCATAAGGGCCCGGACACCATCATCCCGGTGAAGCAGATCGACCTCGAGACGGAGTACGAGGAGAACACGAACTACCACAAGGCGCTGCGGGCGACGGTAACGCTGGCGAACGGCGAAACCCACCGGGTGGAGGGCACCGTCCGCGGGTTTATTCCCCTGCGGAACCGCCGGGCCGGGAAGTTCACCCACATCGGCGAGGGGATGACGGAGTACCTCCTCGACGGCGAGCGCAAGGGCTACGGCCTGAGCGAGTACCTCGACCAGGTCGAATAG
- a CDS encoding phosphotransferase family protein — protein MQKEEVQQGLERFIAARTGGSVTVSNLARLSGGASRETWSFDADTPQGRIEGILRADPVPGAPTIPGRELEYHLIKAAWDAGVTVPEPLWDGDDTFPVKFFVMRRVPGETLGARLIRGEQYAKAREVVPYQLARDLARIHAIREADHPELAGLERPPAGKTSAEAQLDYYETSYRTAELDPHPVFELAIRWLRQHLPPPSELVLVHGDFRLGNFIFDETGVKGILDWELAHWGDPMEDLGWLAVKSWRFGGRLPMAGVGTREAFIEAYEAAGGRKVNRQHFLWYEMFGNLKWGVITMTQAATYLTGRNRSVELAAIGRRTAETEIVLLELLEGRWD, from the coding sequence GTGCAGAAGGAGGAGGTCCAGCAGGGGCTGGAGCGGTTCATTGCCGCGCGCACGGGCGGCTCGGTGACGGTGTCGAACCTGGCGCGCCTTTCGGGCGGCGCCTCCCGGGAGACGTGGTCGTTCGATGCGGACACGCCGCAGGGGCGTATCGAGGGCATCCTCCGGGCAGACCCGGTGCCGGGCGCGCCGACCATCCCCGGCAGGGAGCTGGAGTACCACCTCATTAAGGCCGCATGGGATGCCGGGGTCACGGTGCCCGAGCCGCTCTGGGACGGGGATGACACGTTCCCGGTGAAGTTCTTCGTGATGCGACGGGTGCCCGGGGAGACGCTGGGTGCGCGGCTCATCCGGGGCGAGCAGTACGCGAAGGCGCGGGAGGTTGTGCCATACCAGCTGGCGCGGGACCTCGCGCGGATCCACGCGATCCGCGAAGCCGACCACCCGGAGCTGGCCGGGCTCGAACGGCCCCCGGCGGGCAAAACGTCGGCGGAGGCGCAGCTCGACTACTACGAGACGAGCTACCGGACGGCTGAACTCGACCCGCACCCGGTGTTCGAGCTGGCCATCCGCTGGCTGCGGCAGCACCTGCCGCCGCCGTCGGAGCTGGTGCTGGTCCACGGCGACTTTCGGCTGGGGAACTTCATCTTCGACGAGACCGGGGTGAAGGGGATCCTCGACTGGGAGCTGGCGCACTGGGGCGACCCGATGGAGGACCTCGGGTGGCTGGCAGTGAAGTCGTGGCGGTTCGGCGGCAGGCTGCCGATGGCCGGGGTCGGCACGCGGGAGGCGTTCATCGAGGCGTACGAGGCAGCCGGCGGCCGGAAGGTGAACCGGCAGCACTTCCTTTGGTATGAGATGTTCGGGAACCTCAAGTGGGGCGTCATCACGATGACGCAGGCTGCCACCTACCTGACGGGCCGAAACCGGAGCGTCGAACTTGCGGCCATCGGGCGGCGGACCGCTGAGACGGAGATTGTCCTGCTCGAGCTGCTGGAAGGAAGGTGGGACTGA